Proteins from a single region of Streptomyces spectabilis:
- a CDS encoding ATP-binding protein yields MEQVTAVALMAALPRAAALPHHRDALRALARTSAAPATAALVRAWAATEAGRRDPEVVRSVAEALAADAAVRAPLARALTAWLAELADPGRYPTRPHDVPRRPGTDATTANAIGPGAHVTGPVLQAHGIHGDVHIHPASRSRVAPPPRQLPPVPAHFTNRSAELAALDGHVGTARNASRIVVISGPAGVGKTALARRWLLAHADAFPDGQLYADLRGHADEGPARPNELLGEFLRALGHERPPAELRERAALWRTATAGSRIAVLLDNALSAAQVRPLLPAAHGALTVVTSRGRLTGLGMDGAAFQPLDVLAAEDAVRLLSRRVGADRVHREPDAALKVARACAGLPLAVCVAAARLATRPRQPLAAMAGALGRGAAPALDALRIEGEYAVRGALDASYRQLEPELARCYRCLGLAPVAVLTAQVAAAACRLGPPEDALDVLDELAEVNLLEDLGPDPRTGLGRYRFHDLVRAHAQRLAEAEETAAEAAAAVRRVVDFHLAAATAAEALLSPSHRTLRRDYAEPVAQEPPFADAPGALRWLDAERTQLMAVLRTAEAKGMYAVVWQLADALWPMFLRLRPYDLWIEAHERGLAAARRAGDREGESRMLTSGGTGLRNVGRHDEAIAWFTQALRAARDEAARLTGHPDGGGPALAAAHRAEAQALHGIGQSCRLAGRLAEAAEHFERALALREAVGHRRGTALTRICLGDVALAAGRPDDALEPLARARVDLLAEDDPYDAARALAFIGHCRTLIGGGERAPGEEQLRAALAEFEATGAAHWQGRVLEMLGESAEGRGDTGTALHWYERSLTRYTSAGAPDVDRLTRRIRQLPPPDAAAPRTPPDSS; encoded by the coding sequence ATGGAGCAGGTGACGGCCGTCGCGCTGATGGCCGCCCTGCCGCGGGCCGCCGCCCTGCCGCACCACCGCGACGCCCTGCGCGCGCTCGCCCGGACGTCCGCCGCGCCCGCCACGGCCGCGCTCGTGCGCGCCTGGGCGGCGACGGAGGCGGGGCGCCGGGACCCGGAGGTCGTGCGCTCCGTCGCCGAGGCCCTCGCGGCCGACGCGGCCGTGCGGGCCCCGCTGGCCCGGGCGCTGACGGCCTGGCTCGCCGAACTGGCCGACCCGGGCCGGTACCCGACCCGGCCGCACGACGTGCCCCGGCGCCCCGGGACCGACGCGACCACCGCCAACGCCATCGGCCCCGGCGCCCACGTCACCGGCCCCGTCCTCCAGGCCCACGGCATCCACGGCGACGTCCACATCCACCCCGCGTCCCGGTCCCGCGTGGCGCCACCGCCGCGCCAACTCCCGCCCGTGCCCGCCCACTTCACCAACCGCAGCGCCGAACTCGCCGCGCTCGACGGGCATGTGGGCACCGCCAGGAACGCCTCCCGGATCGTCGTCATCAGCGGACCGGCGGGCGTCGGCAAGACCGCCCTCGCCCGCCGCTGGCTGCTCGCCCACGCCGACGCCTTCCCCGACGGCCAGCTGTACGCCGATCTGCGCGGCCACGCCGACGAGGGCCCGGCCCGGCCGAACGAACTCCTCGGCGAGTTCCTGCGCGCCCTCGGCCACGAGCGGCCGCCCGCGGAGCTGCGCGAACGCGCGGCCCTGTGGCGCACGGCCACCGCCGGATCGCGGATCGCCGTGCTGCTCGACAACGCGCTGAGCGCCGCCCAGGTCCGCCCGCTGCTGCCCGCCGCGCACGGCGCGCTCACCGTCGTCACCAGCAGGGGGCGCCTGACCGGCCTCGGCATGGACGGCGCGGCCTTCCAGCCCCTAGACGTGCTCGCCGCCGAGGACGCCGTACGGCTGCTCAGCCGCCGGGTCGGCGCCGACCGCGTCCACCGGGAGCCCGACGCGGCGCTCAAGGTGGCCAGGGCCTGCGCGGGCCTGCCGCTCGCCGTCTGCGTGGCGGCGGCGCGGCTCGCGACCCGGCCCCGCCAGCCCCTCGCCGCGATGGCGGGCGCGCTCGGCCGGGGCGCGGCGCCCGCCCTTGACGCGCTGCGCATCGAGGGCGAGTACGCCGTGCGCGGCGCCCTCGACGCCTCGTACCGCCAGCTGGAGCCCGAACTCGCCCGCTGCTACCGCTGTCTGGGCCTGGCCCCGGTCGCCGTGCTCACCGCGCAGGTCGCGGCGGCCGCCTGCCGCCTCGGCCCGCCCGAGGACGCCCTGGACGTCCTGGACGAACTGGCCGAGGTGAACCTCCTGGAGGACCTCGGGCCCGACCCGCGCACCGGCCTCGGCCGCTACCGGTTCCACGACCTGGTGCGGGCCCACGCGCAGCGCCTGGCCGAGGCCGAGGAGACGGCCGCCGAAGCGGCGGCCGCGGTGCGGCGCGTGGTGGACTTCCACCTCGCCGCCGCGACCGCCGCCGAGGCCCTGCTGAGCCCGAGCCACCGCACCCTGCGCCGCGACTACGCCGAACCCGTCGCCCAGGAGCCGCCGTTCGCGGACGCGCCCGGCGCGCTGCGCTGGCTCGACGCCGAGCGCACCCAGCTCATGGCCGTGCTGCGCACCGCCGAGGCCAAGGGCATGTACGCCGTCGTGTGGCAGCTCGCCGACGCCCTGTGGCCCATGTTCCTGCGCCTGCGCCCCTACGACCTGTGGATCGAGGCGCACGAGCGGGGCCTGGCGGCGGCGCGCCGCGCGGGCGACCGCGAGGGCGAGAGCCGCATGCTCACCTCCGGCGGCACCGGCCTTCGCAACGTGGGCCGCCACGACGAGGCGATCGCCTGGTTCACCCAGGCGCTGCGCGCGGCCCGCGACGAGGCGGCCCGGCTCACCGGGCACCCGGACGGCGGCGGCCCCGCCCTGGCGGCCGCGCACCGGGCCGAGGCCCAGGCCCTGCACGGCATCGGCCAGTCCTGCCGGCTCGCCGGGCGCCTCGCGGAGGCCGCCGAGCACTTCGAGCGGGCCCTCGCCCTACGCGAGGCGGTCGGCCACCGGCGCGGCACCGCGCTGACCCGGATCTGCCTCGGCGACGTCGCCCTGGCCGCGGGCCGCCCGGACGACGCCCTGGAACCGCTCGCGCGCGCCCGCGTCGACCTGCTCGCCGAGGACGACCCGTACGACGCCGCCCGCGCCCTGGCCTTCATCGGCCACTGCCGCACCCTCATCGGCGGCGGCGAGCGCGCCCCGGGGGAGGAGCAACTGCGGGCGGCCCTCGCCGAGTTCGAGGCCACCGGCGCGGCGCACTGGCAGGGCCGGGTCCTGGAGATGCTCGGCGAGAGCGCCGAGGGCCGCGGGGACACGGGCACGGCCCTCCACTGGTACGAGCGCTCCCTCACCCGCTACACGTCGGCGGGCGCGCCGGACGTGGACCGCCTGACCCGCCGGATCCGACAGCTCCCGCCGCCGGACGCCGCCGCCCCGCGGACGCCGCCGGACTCCTCCTGA